The Acidobacteriota bacterium region GGATCGATGTAGAGCATCTCCGCCGACTCGAACTCCGGCTCATCCTTCGTCGGATGGATGCACTCGACCGGGCAGACCGCCACGCACGCCGTGTCCTTGGTGCCGATGCAGGGCTCCGCGATCACGTAGGTCATCCGTCGCCTCCCTCGTCGAGACCGGC contains the following coding sequences:
- a CDS encoding ferredoxin family protein, giving the protein MTYVIAEPCIGTKDTACVAVCPVECIHPTKDEPEFESAEMLYIDPETCIDCGACEPECPVEAIFEEEYLPDKWKKYVQINADWYKNR